The DNA sequence GCTGATAGCAAATCTGCTTTTGTGTCGCGCGGCGATAAAAGTGGCACGCATGCAGCAGAACTGCGTTACTGGAAAGGCGCAGGCGTTGAAGTCAATGCAAACCTGCCTTGGTATAAAGAAACTGGATCCGGCATGGGTCCTGCTCTGAATACCGCATCGGGCATGAACGCTTACATCTTGGCTGACCGAGGCACTTGGCTTTCATTCAAAAATCGCGGTGATCTCACCATTCTGGTTCAGGGCGATCCCAAGCTCTTTAATCAATATGGCGTGATGCTGGTTAGCTCAGAAAAGTTTCCTAATGTGAAAAAAGCCGAGGGTCAGGCATTTATCAACTGGCTGGTTTCGAAAGAAGGTCAAGATACGATTGCCTCTTATAAAGTGGGCGGCGAACAGCTGTTCTTTCCGAACGCAAAATGATAAAGCAGTAAAGCATATAAAAAGGCCCGCAGTGCGGGCCTTTTGTTTTTATGCGGCGCACACTACGATGCGCGCATCAATGTTTACTTCTTTGGTGGCGTTACAAAACCAATCGCCATATCGTCGATGTACTCTACAACCACATCATCGTTTACCTTGAATTTCTCAAGGCCCAATACTTTTTGATCCACCTTCACGGTTTGCTTCTCGCCGCTTGGCAAGGTCAATACAGCAGTACGCTTAGCAGCATCAATGCTCGTGATCTTTGCTGTAGCAATGATCACATCGGTAATTTCTTCAAATGGCTTCTTAGCGCCCTTACCAGCGATGGTAACGGTCCGTGTTCCACTAACGCCTGGCTTCGCATCTTTAGGTGCAATCGCCAATCCAACTGCCAATGCCTGGGCATACTCCACTACAAACAAATCGCCTTTCTTGACTTTTTCAAGGTCATTGATCTGCTTACCTACCGTCATGGTGGCGGTATTGCCTTTGTCATCTTTTAAAGTAACGATGCGCTTCTTAACGTCAACGGAATCAACGGTCGAAGTCATGACAACTACCTCTGCTGCAACCGGCGCCATCGAAACGGATGAGGCAGCTGGCTTAGCGGGGGCTTGGGCAAAACTGGTGGCTGCAAATGTAGTGCAGAGTACGATAAGGGCAATTTTCTTCAAGTGAACTCCTAATGAATGAAGGATCTAAAAAAGATGGGCGTTAGGCTCCCATCGAGGCTCAGTTTACTACCCAGCCTGTGCCTGTTTATCTACGGCTGATCGCCCTACAGGAATTCGCTTTTATCGCACTAAATTGGTGCATTTTTAGCTTTGGGCGTTTTTTTATGAAAAGTTCAAAATAAATCAAAATTCTTGTTAACTTAATCAAAAGTCAGTGCGTTATTTGCCTCATAGGAGACAAATATGCGTAAAAGACTACATAAATGGGCCCAAGTAGCCCTACTGATTCGTGAAACCAAGGCAACCGGCATCCCTGCCAGTAACTTACTTGACCCCGCGTCGCTGGAGATGCTGCAACGCTATGTCCGTGTAATGGGCGTTCAGTTTGCAGCGCAATTCATGGCAAGCCCTAGTTTTTGCCAAGAATAAGCAGAAAGAAGCGGTCGGCACTGCGCCGATAACGAAGCAAAAGGCCCTTTTAGGGCCTTTTTTTCGCTCACCTCAGTACACTTAGGCATGCCCTCCCCCACAGAACTCCATTCGCTCGACGCTTTCTTAGTCGAGCCCGAAACCCTGCTGGCCACATTTGCAAACCTCGATGGCCTAATTATTGATGCCCGCTCACCCGAAGCCTATGCTGCCGGACATATTCCTGGAGCAATTTCGGTCAGTACCTACGATTACTTTGTACCAAATACCAAGCCCGAAGGCATGCGCGCTTTTGCTAATCAAGCGGCGGCCCTCTATGGCGCTGCTGGCATCACCTTGGATACACCCCTAGTGGTCTATGACGACGATACCGGGGTGCGCGTTGCCAGAGAATGTTGGTTACTGGAATACCTCGGGCACCGTCAGGTGCGTTTACTGCATGGCGGTCTGAATGCATGGCAGCAGTCTGGCGGCCCCATCAGCACAACAGCTTCCGTAAGCACACCTCGGCAGTTTGAAATCCAACACAGCAGTTCTGGCTTTATGGCGGCCGATTCATTGGTAACTGAACTCAATCACCCAAAGCGCGTAGTGATCGATGTGCGCGATGAGCTGGAGCACGATGGTCTTGATCACACTGCATGTTGTGAGCGCCGCGGACATGTACCTGGCGCAGTATGGATTCATTGGTCAGCGTTTTTAGAGCGGGGGCGCTTTAAATCAGCAGAAGCAATTAGGGCTTTGCTGCACAGTCGCGGAATTAAAGATGATGATGAAATAGTGCCCTACTGCCATCGCGGAGCCCGCTCTGCTAATGCGTATTGGGCGCTGCGTTTAGCTGGCTATCCGCAGGTCCGCAATTACATCGGCTCGTGGCACGAATGGTCGGCTAGGTCTGAGCTGCCGCTAGAGCTTGGGCACAGGCAAAACCGCTAGACCAGGCCCACTGGAAGTTATGGCCCCCAAGGTGGCCAGTGACATCAACGCATTCCCCGATAAAGTACAAGCCCGGATGCGCTTTGGCCATCAT is a window from the Polynucleobacter difficilis genome containing:
- a CDS encoding substrate-binding domain-containing protein; this translates as MSLYKKYSALSAATLLTVGLLIGSGPAASQAQKSILVSSTTSTEQSGLFGHILPVFTNKTGIAVKVVAVGTGQALDIGRRGDADVVFVHDKAAEELFVSQGFSDKRQEVMFNDFVLLGPKSDPAKIAGGKDIQVALKKIADSKSAFVSRGDKSGTHAAELRYWKGAGVEVNANLPWYKETGSGMGPALNTASGMNAYILADRGTWLSFKNRGDLTILVQGDPKLFNQYGVMLVSSEKFPNVKKAEGQAFINWLVSKEGQDTIASYKVGGEQLFFPNAK
- a CDS encoding sulfurtransferase — encoded protein: MPSPTELHSLDAFLVEPETLLATFANLDGLIIDARSPEAYAAGHIPGAISVSTYDYFVPNTKPEGMRAFANQAAALYGAAGITLDTPLVVYDDDTGVRVARECWLLEYLGHRQVRLLHGGLNAWQQSGGPISTTASVSTPRQFEIQHSSSGFMAADSLVTELNHPKRVVIDVRDELEHDGLDHTACCERRGHVPGAVWIHWSAFLERGRFKSAEAIRALLHSRGIKDDDEIVPYCHRGARSANAYWALRLAGYPQVRNYIGSWHEWSARSELPLELGHRQNR